Proteins from a genomic interval of Chanos chanos chromosome 3, fChaCha1.1, whole genome shotgun sequence:
- the pfkma gene encoding phosphofructokinase, muscle a, translated as MSKVTAPTTDPTKMGVGRAIAVLTSGGDAQGMNAAVRATVRVGLYTGAKVFFVHEGYQGLVDGGDHIRPATWESVSMMLQLGGTVIGSARCQDFRTREGRTKAAYNLVKLGITNLCVIGGDGSLTGANQFRTEWSSLLADLITEGKITEEEAKNSSHLNIVGMVGSIDNDFCGTDMTIGTDSALHRIMEVVDCITTTAQSHQRAFILEVMGRHCGYLALVTALACGADWVFIPEMPPEDGWEDHLCRRLMETRNQGSRLNVIIVAEGAMDRNREPITCEQLRQLVTKRLGFDTRATILGHVQRGGTPSAFDRILGSRMGVEAVMALLEATPDTPACVVSLSGNQAVRLPLMECVQVTKDVTVAMEEGRYEDAVKLRGKSFENNWNTYKLLAHIRPPDIKSNINVAIVNVGAPCAGMNAAVRSAVRIGIIQGHNMLAVHDGFDGFAHGKIEPITWNDVGDWTGRGGSMLGTKRTLPGKYIEEISLNIAKHNIHALVIIGGFEALSGGLELVQAREKYEELCIPMVVIPATVSNNVPGSDFSIGADTALNTITMTCDRIKQSAAGTKRRVFIIETMGGYCGYLATMSGLAAGADAAYIFEEKFGIHDLETNVEHLVQKMKTTVKRGLILRNENCNSNYTTDFIFNLYTEEGKGVFDCRKNVLGHMQQGGTPTPFDRNFGTKMGAKSVLWLTEKLKECYRHGRIFANTPDSACVLGMKKRGLVFQALSELKEQTDFEHRIPKSQWWLKLRPIMKILAKYKINLDTSEHALMEHVISKRGPVPMPVTVK; from the exons ATGTCAAAGGTGACTGCTCCCACCACCGACCCCACCAAGATGGGGGTCGGACGGGCTATTGCTGTGCTGACGTCAGGAGGTGACGCCCAAG gaatGAACGCTGCAGTCAGAGCCACTGTCCGGGTGGGCTTGTACACTGGAGCCAAAGTGTTCTTTGTTCACGAG GGCTATCAGGGCCTCGTTGATGGAGGGGATCACATCCGCCCTGCGACCTGGGAGAGTGTGTCCATGATGCTGCAGCTG GGTGGCACTGTTATTGGCAGTGCCCGTTGTCAGGACTTCCGAACCAGGGAGGGTCGTACAAAGGCTGCTTACAACCTGGTCAAACTGGGCATTACCAACCTGTGCGTGATCGGGGGTGATGGAAGCTTGACAGGTGCCAATCAGTTCCGTACAGAATGGAGCAGTCTACTGGCGGACTTAATTACAGAAG GGAAGATCACTGAAGAGGAGGCCAAAAATTCTTCTCACCTCAACATCGTAGGCATGGTAGGCTCAATCGACAATGACTTCTGTGGAACGGACATGACCATTGGCACAGACTCCGCCCTACACCGCATCATGGAGGTGGTGGACTGCATCACCACAACAGCACAGAG TCACCAGAGGGCCTTTATCCTGGAGGTGATGGGAAGACATTGTGG gtaTCTGGCCTTAGTCACTGCGTTAGCATGTGGTGCTGACTGGGTTTTCATACCTGAAATGCCCCCTGAGGATGGGTGGGAAGACCACTTGTGCAGGAGACTGATGGAG ACCAGGAATCAAGGTTCACGTCTGAATGTGATTATTGTGGCTGAGGGAGCAATGGACAGAAACAGGGAACCAATCACATGTGAGCAGCTCAGACAG CTTGTGACTAAGAGGCTTGGCTTTGACACTCGCGCCACAATCTTGGGCCACGTGCAAAGAGGCGGCACCCCCTCTGCATTTGACAGAATCctg ggcAGTAGGATGGGCGTGGAGGCAGTGATGGCACTGCTGGAGGCTACTCCTGACACCCCCGCGTGCgtggtcagtctgtctggaaaCCAGGCTGTCAGGCTCCCTCTCATGGAGTGTGTGCAAGTG ACCAAAGATGTCACCGTAGCCATGGAAGAGGGCAGATATGAAGATGCTGTTAAACTGAGGGGAAA GAGCTTTGAGAATAACTGGAACACATACAAATTATTGGCCCACATTAGACCACCTGATATCAAG AGTAACATTAATGTTGCCATAGTGAATGTGGGAGCCCCGTGTGCAGGTATGAATGCAGCTGTCCGCTCTGCGGTCAGGATCGGCATAATCCAGGGACATAACATGCTGGCGGTCCACGATGGATTCGACGGTTTTGCTCATGGAAAG ATCGAGCCAATCACATGGAATGATGTTGGAGACTGGACCGGAAGGGGCGGTTCAATGTTGGGCACCAAGAG GACTCTCCCTGGGAAGTACATTGAGGAGATCAGTCTGAATATCGCCAAGCACAATATTCACGCCCTGGTTATTATCGGAGGTTTTGAG GCTCTCAGTGGTGGTCTGGAGCTGGTGCAGGCCAGGGAGAAGTATGAGGAGCTGTGTATTCCCATGGTGGTCATTCCTGCTACTGTCTCAAACAACGTCCCTGGATCAGACTTCAGCATCGGAGCTGACACCGCCCTAAACACCATCACCATG ACCTGTGACAGAATAAAGCAGTCCGCAGCAGGAACCAAGCGCCGTGTCTTCATCATTGAGACTATGGGAGGATACTGTGGTTACCTGGCAACCATGTCAGGCCTCGCTGCAGGTGCTGATGCTGCCTACATCTTCGAGGAGAAGTTTGGCATTCACGACTTGGAG AcaaacgtggagcatcttgtgcaaaaaatgaagacaacagTCAAGAGAGGCTTGATTCTGAG AAATGAGAACTGCAATTCCAACTACACCACTGATTTCATCTTTAACTTGTACACTGAAGAGGGAAAGGGCGTCTTTGACTGCCGTAAGAATGTTCTCGGACATATGCAACAG GGTGGTACTCCAACACCGTTTGACAGGAACTTTGGCACAAAGATGGGGGCGAAATCAGTTCTCTGGCTGACTGAGAAATTGAAGGAGTGCTACAGACATG GCCGTATCTTTGCCAATACTCCAGACTCTGCATGTGTGCTTGGTATGAAGAAGAGAGGGCTGGTGTTCCAGGCCTTGTCTGAGCTGAAGGAACAGACAGACTTCGA GCATCGCATCCCAAAGAGCCAGTGGTGGCTGAAGCTGAGACCTATAATGAAGATCTTAGCCAAGTACAAGATCAACCTGGACACTTCTGAGCATGCTCTAATGGAACATGTCATTAGCAAAAGGGGTCCTGTGCCCATGCCTGTTACAGTCAAATAG